CAGCTCAACCAGAGACCATTCCGTGCCACTGCCATCAACCATTAATGTGCATGGTCTCTgtagacctccggcttactcaacaattaatgcgcgtggactctgcagacctccggcttactcaacaattaatgcgcgtggaCTCTgtagacctccggcttactcaacaattaatgcgcatggctcctgctgtctacggatctcaagccctccacggcaaATTAGCTCGGCTGCCTCTGAtcagccgtgacaactccctggccCCGGCCTAACCTCCTACGGCAAGACATTAATGCACACGATCCTGCACTGATCCAGCCGACGTGCTCAATCATACGGTAAACtccgccccatcacatcacaggtaatccaaaGCCCCTCTATATAAGGAGAACCCTCCCACCTTAGAGGGGACTGGACGCTAAAACTCTGGACATATTTTCCTCCATATAtctttgccccctctgacttaagcatcggaggtccggcgccggaaaccctggCCACTGGCTTTTTTGCAGatcccccggaggacgccgcccgctgacggatcgccACCCACTGCCAGACGACGGAGCTCCTCCCTTCTCACCCAGTGGTCACccctgggtccaatttccagcaacacaaaAAATCTATATTGATATACTCCATCAAACTGGTTTTGTAAAATTGGcatcaaaaataattttgcCAACTTGGTAGATCCCCCCTTGCTCCAAGAACTTAGTTTATGCAAACAAATATGCCTTCATTTGACAAAGTGATCACTCATACCTTGGGTACCTACATATACATGCATGATTAGATGTAAATGCATAGGTATTTTTGCTCATGTCCTCGTATGATATGAAGTAAATAGTGCTAACATGTTTTCATTGTTTCTATTGTTACAGTTGAACTCATATGATTAACTTTGATGCTTGACCAATTTGTTATATGAATGCATGCGCTAATTAATAAGAAGGCGGGCCTTAGTGCTAAACTTGATTAATAATTGGATTTGAGTGGGGATTCAAGATTTTTTGGGATTTGATTCAGTACATTATTTCCAAAACTGAAAGCATTCTTATTACAAAAGTTTCCTATATAGTGATATATGATAATCTATACTGGAAAAGGAGCATGATACCAGAAATGAATGAATAttagtttaaaaaaaatgtataattacttttgaaacagAATTTATATTTAGTTTGATTGAAACATAAGCAAAATGTAAATATTGGCTAGAATTTTGGAACTAAATAATAGTAAATGAGAGTCAAGGAGAGCatgcataagaaaaaaaatgtaaaatccaatatgaagaaaaaaaataaagacaaGTCACGTGgccaattttctttatttttatatttatacatatacatatatgtagttTGTGTAGATTTAATTTTGGTTATCTAGTTTTCAGATTCGGACGTGGTAATATATGAGTTCAATTCGATAAACAATTGAATCCTATATAGAATCTGAGTTCGATCCAATAGAGTTATCAAAAACTTAATTTACGTTATTACTCGATTATTAGAAAATTTTGGTTGGAACACAGAATTATCGGATATCATTTACACCCCTATGCAACATGGTTGGCTTAAGATAGTACTTTGCTATCCTTTGtaaaaccttcataaaagaagcttaTATGACTAAAGTTAACTAAGACATTGCTTAATTATCTTCATTGGCTAGACAACAGAGTAGATAACTTAGAGATCATCATGAACTATCCTGATCTTTGCATACAGTTAGCACCACCAGATGTCCAACACATAATAGTTAACAGATAGCATCCTTTTTTGAGTGAACttagcataaaccatttttaacTTTGGTTTGATGATGTAACACTAAGTTTACACCTAGAAACTAGAATAGACAACTAGATGTTATGAATTGGTGTCTAACCTGTCATGATTATGGTTAAACTTTTGTAGCCAATTCCGCCCTTTACAATATTGTAGCACTAAGAACAAGAGATGAAGATCAAAAACTAGGATGTTAGGAATTgttttcattttaattttatatcatAATTTTTTAGATGATAAATGTAGTCCCatttttatcaatttttttattctctattGTCGGAAGAGGGGAGAGAACTTGTTATACAAATATGTTTACAAGAAACTCTTATACGTATTCACATTAGTTAAACAAATGCATTCGAACCTCTTTTAATAAAAGAATCTACTTTGTGGGGCCCTTCATCATGACAAAGACTTCGTCTAACTTTTGAGTAATGGTCTGACAGACATTAACCTTAATCTATGATTGCCCTACTTCTTTTATCCTTTCTTGTTGTTGGAGGCATTTGATTTGGTGGGGCActttttatttacttttttttatttatatattgagTAATGGTCCAACTTTTTATTGTTGGAGACTTTTCATGTATACAGTGATATTCAACTGTCCCATTCTAATATTGAAGATATCCAGTTTTTTGGGCACCCAATTTTATTCTCAATTTTATGTGGGATCCACGCCGTATAGATAAAAAAGTCTCCATCCCGTTGGATTTTTCTTTACCGTGGTTTCATGTGGGATCCACATCGCATGGATTGAAGAGTTTGTATTCCTCTAGAAATTATTTTCCactagttttttttctttgtttaagatttttttaatttttttctgaatGTTAGAAAGGAACCTaatttcttcctccttttcgTTTACTAGGTGTAAAGATGAagatattattaattataaatatatggttatcatgcaaatatataggatatatttttgacaatttttataaattacatactatttttatttcataataTGCTTATAACATGATTGGTAATCAATTTATATGTCGATCATGGCTTGTAAAGATTATTAATCTGATTAAACTTGAAAAGTTCGATAGAttgataaaattatattataactAATATGGCCCTAATGGAATagaattggattgggtttagatttaattttttgaccaaattcaaatacATATTGGATTTGGATTGCGCCTATCTCCGATCCAACTTGGCATGCACTCTACTTAGAAGTAGGGGTGTTGGTTGAGCAAGTTGTTCATAAGCTGGTGCTTGTTTGGCTTGAAATTCAACTCATGCTCGGCTCTTTTATTTAATGAATGAGTCGAGCTCAAACTAGAATTTTGAGCTCATTTATTAGACATTGTAAGCTCAAACTAGCCTCAAGTCTCTTATTTTTGACTTATGAATCTGCTCGtctatatataaaatttattatatataatatgtcatattatataatataaagattatattattgattttttttgggtgaGAGATATTATGTTTTTATGTAATAAATTACCAGTCATTGGACAAAAAACAACTTGTATATGTTAGGATGATGGCTAGAGTTAGGATTTATACCTTTTGTGGAAGTATGAAAgaattcttaagagttaaggtGTCGAACAAGTGAGTTTTTTACGCGCTGATCTCGTATTTAGCTTGAAATAAGCTCTAGTTTGGATCTTTTGTTTAGTGAATGAGCAAGCTCAAGCTAGATTTTCGATcttgtttattaaacaaatGGAGCTTCAGTTGGGCCCACTTTGCCTGTGATaatgaaaattaaattataatacAAATTAAGGTTAATGACCTAGAAATACTACAAGTAACCAAATTCATTATTTAGGATTTACtatagaaaataacaaaaatatgtAACATAATTAGAATTAGTTGGATGAAGCTGAGAGGTACATatgaaatattatataataatcgTATACCTTGAAGTTAAAAGAAAATGTTTATAGAACAACAGTAAGGCCAACCATGTTCGTATAGCTCAAAACATATAAAGAAAGTGCATGtaatagaaataaaattattaCAATGGATGTGTAGTAAAACtaaaaaagttaaaataaaaaataaatatattagaggAGCTATAGGAGTTGTACAAGTTAAAGATAAAGTGATGAAAGATTGATTGCAATGGTAAAAATATATACAATAAAGATATGAGAAGGTTCCAATAAATAAAGGTACTTTAGTTTGTGTTAAAAGTAGTaagaaaatgagagaaaaatataaagTAAAATGAATGAAGGTCATGAAGAAAGATTTGGAGAAACTAGGAATTATAGCAAAGGTGGCTTGATGAATAAAGATCTATAAAGCTGACCTAAATAGTTAGAAAAAATCTTGATGATTATGATTATAATATCTGATTAGCTATATATGTACTACTTTTCCAATATCAAGATATTTATCCAAActgtatatataataaaaatattatttcaatTAGACGTGCAATGGAAACATCAAATAATTATTATTCATCAAGAAATATAAGGACCAAATAATGTCTATTGTGTATATACATTTGCCAACAATCcctgaaaattcaaaattgtCATCATTCATCATAATACTGCAACAATCATGTTCTAAAAAACTATATTTTAAATATCCTTTTTTGTCTTTTTAAAAAAGGCTCAAAAATTGATAGGTATAGATTATGTTTTCTCCAATAACAGATTTTTTATATCGGATCATAAAGAAGTTAGATAAGATCAGCATAAAAGTTTTGTTGCTATAGTTTGAATTTCCTCTTCCCTTGCCCATTTGGCTGACCAAATTGCAAATGCATTCCccgtcattaaaaaaaaaaaaaaaaaaaaaatctccacaGGGGGTTTTATCCTTTCACCTccaacaaaataacaaaaatatccTAAGACCAAAACTCGAGTGAGAACTCAAAATACCATTCGAATCCCCGGATAGACACCTTGCTTATCTTCGAGATTTAGAAGATAATTTGCAAGCCATATGGGATCCAAGTCATGACTTAAAGGCATtgcaaaacaaagaaaatatataggtTAACTTCGAAACATACTGATCCCATATGACTTGGATCTTTGTGACACTTGATCCTTCACCATCGACTAAGATAATTTGCAGCAATAACTCAAGAAGCAGTACAATTATTTTCCAAACTACCTACAACCGTGCTTCATACTCTTGCACCTAAGAAAGACTTCGTCTCTCAAGGTCTAATGTTGCAGCTCACTAAAACTATCCATATATGAAACAACGCACACAAATATAGATAGAGATAAAGAGAGATCCTCAATTCTAATCAAGTAGATTAAAAATACCACGTGGGCTCCTCGATTGTAGGCCCATGGACCATCTAATTGTGAAATAGATGGAAAACCTCCAAACTTGGCTGATGACCAATTCCTCCATATTCCATTGCTTCTTGTTGCTTCTGCCAACGTAAACTCCTCTCTTCTCCAACACCCAAGAAGTCCACGGTCGTCACATCCCCCCCACTTGGCCCACCATCACCACCATACTCCATATTCCTTAGGAACCGATCACCACCACTCATCGACGTCCCAGAAGTCGTAAACAAACTGATATGATTCACCGCAGGATCATAAAATCGATTAGCAATCCCTCCATTGATCCCAGCCAGCTGAGACTGCTCGCCTTGCGATCGCATGAGATCAAACATCCCATGGGCCTTCATCAGGCTATAAGACCTTGAGCCAAAGGCCCCGTCAGGCCCAGCCATTACAGAGGCAAAGTCCCCCGGCATCATGGTGGAGCTGATGCTGCTCTTACCAGCGGTTGCACCAATCTGGGCTGCCTTCTGTAATAGAGCAGTCGCAGACATGTGGATCGAGCCAGCCATCGAGCGACTAAGGTTAACATCGCCAATCTCATCGAAGCCTATTGGGCCATCCCCACTAAGCTGAAGGCTTGAGGAGGGAATGGTCCTTGGGCTATAGAGGGTTCTGACCACGCCGAGACGTCGCAACGACTCCGGCGAAAGGTTGTCAGAGTGGGTCCTAAGCAGTGGACTCTTCATGTCATCATGGTTGAGGTTGGAGAGTTCGATGGGGATGGCATTGGTGTTGATGGGCATCATGAGATTGGAGGCCATGGTGGCCATGAGTGGTTGGTTTAGCTTGTTTTCTTGGACCAAAGCATTGCAGAAGACTCTATGGGTGATGAAGCTCTCTCTCCTGTGAAATATAAGCAAAACAACTTAATTAGAACTTTATAAGGCCATACTTTTTGGCTTGAACTAAACAGTGCAATAATTTTAACTTGACTTATCTTGGAAGCCTGTTGTGGACAGGGGTGCAAAGGGGACGGGTTTGAATCTAGGAGCCATTTATAACTTGGAACCCATCAGACTCAAATATGGGCCTATGAATTGGGAAATGTTGAAATTGCAAAACCATTTTTCTCCAAAAAGCTCAAATACCTTGATAAAAtaagggaagagagagaagtaTTTTTATTCTCTATATTTTTGTATCACTGTTACAACAGTATGTATATTAATATATAGCCTCATAATGTGGCTAAGAAGGAAAGTGTATCGAAAGAAATATCAATCATCTTTGGAGTAGTACAGTAACAATGGTAAATATGCATGACCAATGAATATGGCCTCATCGTTATCAAAGAACATATCAATCATCTTTGGACTTATACAGTAACAATGATAAATATGCataatagataaaaaaaaaaagctgaataTGGCCTCATCGTGCCTCTAGATGAAGGGGCCAAATGGGCAAAGGTCTGTCTGCATCCAACATGAACCACATAGATTGGAATCAAGCTTCATTTAGCAAACATAACAAACCAAGAGACCTCTATTGGACAATTGAAGAGATTTTTTCTTAGCaacttatgatttttttttctccttttttttttttgaaatgttcAGGCATGTGCAAGTGCATTGCGACAAAAAATCAACAATTTGCATGCATCTAGTCTGACATAGTTTGGAGAGAGAGAATATGAATTAAAAGATGACTATGGGGGAGGTATTTAAGAGAACTGAACATTCTTATCTATGATTTACATAAATATGCCATCAAACCTAGTTCTTCAACAAAGTTTTgccacaaaaataataataatcttGATAGATATGTGGGATCAACTATCTTTCTTTAGATGGCATGGGTTGAGCCAGATAAAAATCCTAAATGTAGAATAATGTTTAATGATAGAAATGATGTATGTAACCTAAAAATTCACTTTGTCCATGTCATAAGCGACGTGCACGTCGGTAACCTAAAAATTTGGACATCATATTCTGTATGAAGTGGCTAGCagtacatttttgtgtttgccCCTTATAAATATGTCCAAAGTTTGAACTTGAAAAGGACCTTAGGATTAGGTCAAATTTTTTGAGCTCATATGTTGCCCAAAAATCAAATACGTGGACTTTTTGCCACTGCAATcaaatttatctatttatatACCTTGACCTAAATATTTCAAACTTTATGGACTTGATGGTCTCTTATGTGGCAAATCATATTGAATCTGCCTTATGAGTTTCTTTGATAAATATTTCTATTCAATTTtgtaatagtttattttttaattctcATAGATGTACTTATgctcaaataatttaaaatatttgattcATCCAAAAAAAGGGGGTCAAACTTTGGCTCTCACGTGCCTAACCTTTGGAAAGCCATCATACTACAACCACTGCCAAGTGCAATAATAAGTCTGCAGCAAGCTTTTGATTACGCCATGCTATCTCTCTATGATCGCCAGCCGCATCAAGCTGGTTAAATAATACCATCATCTACATTTGATAACTAATTAAGGAGCGAAATTAAATTATGGTGTCTCCAACTCTAGTCACTAGCTACTAGAAAAGAGAATCTGAAGTACAAATGACACGCCGGATTCTTAATTCTTTAATTTCTATGTCTCATCCTAATCCTTCATTGTATCCATGCTATATGGAATAATTTAATGTCAAAACATCTAATTTCCAGCAGAACGCAAGTCCAAGGAAGAGCGCAGGATTTCATTCCCTTAATActattatttgtttgtttttttataCACAACCTTTGAAAACATCCAAACACCTTGGCTAGAGTACACTTTCCTCTTTGTTCAATTGCATATGGTCCCTATTTCTCCAAGAGAATCCTTATTGACGCTACAGTATTTTAGTGTGCGGTAAAATCACATATCCTGACTGTCTTCATAGCCGATGGCTATTGAGTCCACCATGTGTATGGTTAGAGTATGTGCCAACTCCAGGCACATTCCCCATGTCCAGGTTCTTGAAGAATCTTAGGATGTCAATCTTTGACAAACTCACCATCAAATACTGTGTTTTTCTAAGAATGTGTTGTTATAAATAGCTCTACAAGTAACTATCTTTCAACTACTACGTACTTAAGAGATAGAATGAACAAGGAATGTGAGTTAACCTGGAGAAGATGGTGCCACAGTCGCACTTGTACTCCCGAGTTCCACAGATCTTGGAGTGAGCCTTCCAATCTGACTGCACTGCATACTTCTTCGAGCATTTGTCACAATTCCATTTCTTCTC
The Phoenix dactylifera cultivar Barhee BC4 chromosome 3, palm_55x_up_171113_PBpolish2nd_filt_p, whole genome shotgun sequence DNA segment above includes these coding regions:
- the LOC103722128 gene encoding protein indeterminate-domain 4, chloroplastic-like, giving the protein MATNRFICEICHKGFQRDQNLQLHRRCHNLPWKLRPRTSTESRKRVYICPEPTCVHHNPSRALGDLTGIKKHYCRKHGEKKWNCDKCSKKYAVQSDWKAHSKICGTREYKCDCGTIFSRRESFITHRVFCNALVQENKLNQPLMATMASNLMMPINTNAIPIELSNLNHDDMKSPLLRTHSDNLSPESLRRLGVVRTLYSPRTIPSSSLQLSGDGPIGFDEIGDVNLSRSMAGSIHMSATALLQKAAQIGATAGKSSISSTMMPGDFASVMAGPDGAFGSRSYSLMKAHGMFDLMRSQGEQSQLAGINGGIANRFYDPAVNHISLFTTSGTSMSGGDRFLRNMEYGGDGGPSGGDVTTVDFLGVGEERSLRWQKQQEAMEYGGIGHQPSLEVFHLFHN